AATGTGAGATTAATAACGAAAGATCTAATAGTTATGAAAAtaaaatctaacggttaaaaCACATGTAGCATTGAATGCTGCATAGATTTTATTAAGATGCAACTAAAGACTATTTCACGTACCTAACGGTGGGGGTCTATGTAGAAGATGCAAAAGAACATCTCACTTTTGTTGGAGAATGTAAAATACTCGAACTTATGATGATGAGCCTCTCACCCGATTGCTAATTGATTTTGGAATTAAAACACCACCCGGCACTTCAAAAAGTCATCCTGCACtccaaatttataaaatttgaacaaatacatgGTGGTGGTATGGAGATGAAATCAAATTGAACAAATACATTGAAAAAACAGAGAATGTAAAAATTTGAAGACATGTACTCGACCCCAGAGTAGACTGACCACTTCATCTTGTATATGGGTTATTAATTTCACCTAACCTTCCTTCATATGGTGGAAGCAATCAGTGAGCTTAACAGTTGAACTCATAGTAATCTATCTCCAATATGACCAGCTATCGCTTTGCTACCAATCTTTTATCTTAAGTTCATACGCTGTCCCAAGGCAACAATCATATGCTACAGTACCTTGTCAGGAATGATCACCGAACTACGAACAATTATATATCAAGAATCCGCGTGCACATCTATCGATGAGCTACGAGCAGGAGGTATGCATGGAAAAAACCCTACCTCGTCAGTCAAAAATTCTCTCCCCAGTTGAGAACAGCAAAAATACTAACGAACTAAAAATGCAGAGCAAACCCGGGATGAAGAACACCAATCTCCAGCTCTCTGGACTTGAAAGACTCGAATCAACACTTCTAGCGGCTTCAAGAAGTTTGCCGGTCAGATCAACTCCAATAATGCCAGCTAACGTACCAGCAGTGTTAGAAACTCCCATCACAATGCCTGCATATCTCGGGGCAATATCCATGTGATTCACCGCGAAACCAGCTCTCCCAAGCGCCAAGAAACCCAGAGCCACAGAAGAGCAGAGGACAGCTCCACCAGATGTTCTGAAAATGGGAATTGCTATCAGTGCAAGAGAAGCAACTATGAACCCTATGGTGTTCAAGAGCTTCCGCGTTCTGGTCACAGACAAGATTCTCTTTGTGACCAAGTGATCAGCAACCACCCCACCTATATTTGAGAAAATAAACATGTTGAGATACGGCAACATCTTAGAAGAACCCATTTCCTGAAGGCTAAGCTGGAGCCCCAATTCAAAGTATGTCGGCAGCCAGTTCATTAACACATATAAAGCGTAGTGGAATGTGAAATTATTAACCACGATTGCCCAAACTGGCAAACTGAGTAAAATTTTCTTCCATGGGATTTTCGCACTTCTGATGGAACTTCCTCCATTCTCTAGTTTCAGCTTTTCACTTCCGTTGATTGGCAACACTGATTCCCCAAAACCAGCAGCTGTGGCTTTTGGATGTTCTGAGCGAGGTGGGTCACTGGCATACTTGAACCAAAGCAAAGACCACATGGCACCTAGTGCTGCCTCGACAAGAAAGACAGCCTGCGGACCTCTATACTTTACAAGGCTTGGAAGAAAAAGCATTCCTGCAGCTGCACCTAGATACATACCAGAAGTCGTAAGAGAAACCGATCTGGATCTTTCATGCGGTGGAACCCACTGTGCTAAAACTGTGTGAATTGAGGGGAATATAAACCCTTGTGCAACACCAACAAGCAACCGAGCAACCACCATGACAAAGACTCGATTGGGGTCCAAAGGAACCAATGCACAAGTTGCTGACCATAATACAAAGGAAAGGAGAAGGACCTTCCTTCCTCCAATTTTCTGGGCTGCCCAGCCTCCAGGCACCTGTGAACAAGCATATCCATAATAGAATGTAGAAAGAATTGTGCCTTTACTTGCTTGATTCACCCCAACAGCATCAGCAGCAAAAGTGTATGCAATTGAAAACCCGACACGTTCTATATAGCAAACAGATGTGCAGATGAAGGTCAATATGACGACTAAATAACGCTTTGGAAATTTCATCGTCCCCATACCTCACCTTTTCTGACATTAACAAGTACTTAACATTGCCAAAATTGCCTTCAGAagcttttcatattttctttagAAGAGTCAACCTTGTCAATGTTATCAACTGTAGCTATTATGTCTCCTATCTTTAAGTGAGCTGACTTTTAACAGCTCACATTTCTATAAAAGTGGTTCAGAAGAGGAAAGCAGCAACTTCACTAGTATCACAAATCAATGCTTAGATATGTTGATGTAATCTGCAGGAGGAAAAAGTGGTTTATAAGACGAAAGCAACAGTTCAGCAACAAACAACATAGCATacataaaaaacataaaaaccttTACTGTACAAGGGCTTCCAAGTTCCAAGAAAGTGAAGCTAGGCGATCAACTACTTGTTAGTCAAAATTTCAACAGAGCCCTCTTCATTTTTTATGGCATTTCCCAAATATTATAGAAACAGCCACTTCTGCTAGTTCCATAATATATGCATGGATTCAAACCCAAGGGATTCTTTTATTGTTCGGTGACCAATTTTTGTATAAAAAGAAACATCAATGAATCAACAGCCATTGCACTGAGAAATGTATTCGTTTACAGCCAAGGACACAAACCCCAGCAAAATGGGCAATACATATACTTTAGTGCTTTGGTTTACTTCTGTATTGCCGCCATATGTTAATTCCCAACTCTAATATATTGTAATGCTATGTTTAATAACTGATTGGActctttgttttttcctttattGGTTAAGACTCTTTGTTTTCTTATCTACTTAGCAAGTTTTACTATAAAAACATGAATTTCCTTAAATAATAGATAGGGTAATCAAGGGTGGAAACTGAAGGCCTAAACTGCCTGGCAGTTGAAGCAATTCGGGACCCAATACAATTTAGTTGCAGATTCTAAAACATATCTAATAAAATTGTTAAGAGTGAAACAATACAGAGTCAGATATCTACACAAACTTAATGTGCTTAGTCAATgaaaaaagcaagaaaaatgTCGAGAAAACCAACTTTAGGTTCCAAAATCAAAATCCTCAAACccctaaaaacaaaaacaaaaaaaataaaaaatagaaacgCAGAATCTTAAGAACCTGAAGAAGATCGGAAGGACGTTGACAAAAAAGAGTTTGGAAGGGCAGATCATATTCCAAAGTGAAACTTTCCCGAAGCTGAAGTTGAAGACAAATCCTAGTTTGGTCTGAAAACTCCTGAAAAGCTCTAAATTGAAAATCCAAAGAATTATCTTCGGGGTTCTTTCGTTCTCCCATTTAGGTCTACATTTTCTACGGGCGATCAAACCCATTGGCCACTAAAAAGAACGAAAATTCTACGACGAGCGGGTTTTATTAAGGAGAAGAGATAAGGGGCTAAAAGGATCCATTAGATTGAACTGAGCTGTGCAGGTTAAAATGAAACCAGGTCAACTGAAACGCATAAATCCAGAAGAAATCCAACATTTTCCAAGCATTTCACAGTGCCCCAACCCAGATTCAAAAACTCTCTGTGTATTTCTACATCTTCAACTATATAATCAAGTACAACAACACAATgtccattcaaaataataaatcatACAAAGatcaattgaaaacaaaaggtcCACTTGATAATCACAAAGCCACAGCACAGAAATAAGACAACAATTGAATCCATTAATCcgattaatttagaaaattaactgaatccctaattcctaaatcccgAAATTTAGattcagaaaaataaaattgaaattagATGAAGAGAAGTAGGGGGTGGTGAGGTCAGCGGTTCGGTGGAGTATTGAAATCTGAAGAAGTAGAAGAAGGAGGTCGAGGAGGACGAGAACTTACAGTTAGAGAGCacaggagaggagaggagaggagagaagggTGGAAACGCGGCGCCTGGATCCGTGGAGCGGCGGAAGCACTGCACTGTCGCTGCTGGGGAGATAAATTGGAAATTTGGACTCTTATGagtattttttattctttggttttgtttttgggtatgAAGATTATGTGTGCTTGCGTAATTTTTTACCGTAATTCGGAGTATCCTTTATAGTTGTATTTTAActgttaaatatttatttaaaaatataaaataaaatttaaaaatacgaTGTATTATTAAGATTTAAAATATTAGTATCGGTGGAAATCGAtaaaaaatttatgaaaatatcAATGATTATGTCGAATAGTGACACCAATATCAGTTGTTTTTGataaaaattataaacaatATATGTCGATTTTCAAGAAATATCGATTGTGTCGGAGAAAATTTTAACTCATAAGTAGGCATGacaacaagaaaaacaaaaaatgaaaaaaagggaaaagaaaatgagAGCAGAGCACAAACTGATCCATGCTTCTCTCTCTTATCCATCTTCCCACGTTCTTTCACACTGTACcaaacaacctcgaaccacCGAACCGCCACCGGTGGCGCCATGGTTCCAACGGAtgtctaaatttaaaaatcattttaaccgtaaaatttaaagaaaaacaataTGGAAGCCCAAGCCACCTCCCCCCACCTTTCCCTCCCCTCTCCTACCCTCCCCTACCCACCCTCCCCCATTCGTTCATCCCCACTTCTCATCGCCCCCAAATATATTATATACCCACCAAATCCCCAGCCCCAATCACTACAACTGTAGTtgccaattttttaaatttaaatttgattttttttaatagggcTGTTATTATTACATGAACGTGAGATTCAtgtaaaaaacagtaaaattcgTATTCATGTAATTACTGAATTGTCAgtgacttttatttttattcaattttgatTAAAGTGTTGGAATAGTAATTTTATAGTAGTTTTTATTGCAtcaaatttgcatttttgtAATGGGGTTTCTTGAATTGATTGTAGCTTGTGGTTGTGGAAGTTGACGGATCTGATGCAATATAAACGTGACAAGTGGCGCGGGTTAACGAGGGTAATATTCTATAACTAGCAATTCATTTATTTTCAAACCGACCCATTTCACCATTTCTATTGGCATGAAGTTTTCCAATTTGCAGTTTTTAATATCCGAAGTTTTGTTCGTATCATTTTCAATCTCAAACATTGATTTTTCTACCAATTACATACATCCATTAGTTTACTTTTTATGTTCTCTGTTAACTTATAGTGTGACGAACCAAATGGAATAAATTTAGCGGGCCAAAGTcgcgccacatcatcagttaattCCAATAATTTTTCTTGAAACTACATCTAAGTACATTCTGGACCAAATTGCATTTGCATAATTGCATGTAATTAAGGTATACTGTAAACCAAGAAAAGCAAGCTTACAGTTCCTGTGGAGATACCACTGTGTTGTGTTGCCCAAAGGCGTCTATGCTGCTACAAAACGACGACGGATCACTCACTTATACTGAGTATTATTTCCAACTACAAACAGAAGAACCATTTCTGCACATTTGCAAAACAATCCCTCTGTAAAGGGGTGATTTACGTACAACACAAGAACCGAAGAGATACTGTTTGTCCCGAAAAAATGTCCAACTGTCA
This region of Malus domestica chromosome 07, GDT2T_hap1 genomic DNA includes:
- the LOC103420508 gene encoding probable anion transporter 5, producing MGTMKFPKRYLVVILTFICTSVCYIERVGFSIAYTFAADAVGVNQASKGTILSTFYYGYACSQVPGGWAAQKIGGRKVLLLSFVLWSATCALVPLDPNRVFVMVVARLLVGVAQGFIFPSIHTVLAQWVPPHERSRSVSLTTSGMYLGAAAGMLFLPSLVKYRGPQAVFLVEAALGAMWSLLWFKYASDPPRSEHPKATAAGFGESVLPINGSEKLKLENGGSSIRSAKIPWKKILLSLPVWAIVVNNFTFHYALYVLMNWLPTYFELGLQLSLQEMGSSKMLPYLNMFIFSNIGGVVADHLVTKRILSVTRTRKLLNTIGFIVASLALIAIPIFRTSGGAVLCSSVALGFLALGRAGFAVNHMDIAPRYAGIVMGVSNTAGTLAGIIGVDLTGKLLEAARSVDSSLSSPESWRLVFFIPGLLCIFSSLVFLLFSTGERIFD